The Paracholeplasma morum genome contains a region encoding:
- a CDS encoding glutamine--tRNA ligase/YqeY domain fusion protein: MENHSNFIKTIMIQDLESKKHDEIITRFPPEPNGYLHIGHARAVINNFELAKNFGGKTNLRFDDTNPGKEDVEYVNAIIEDIKWLGYEPNKVLYASDYFEEMYHRAILLIKKGLAYVDDLSAEEISKTRGNLTTPGTESPFRNRSVSENIELFENMNKGMYKEGEKVLRAKIDMASPNMNMRDPVIYRISYAEHHNTGKRWCIYPMYDYAHPLEDAIEGITHSLCSLEFEDHRPLYDWVVRETEMPLIPRQIEFGRLNIENTVMSKRYLKQLVDEKHVIGWDDPRMPTLSGLRRRGYTPEAIRNFILGTGLSRINTTVNTDMLESFLRDDLANNSSKLMGVIDPLKVTVINYDEDKVEAFTVPFDPNKPELGERTVYFSKHLYIEQDDFVEVKPNKHWKRLAKDVEVRLFHTYFIKCVDVIKDETGKVVELLVTYDPETKSGSGFSERKPNGTIHFVSAHQSIKTQFNLFGPLVFDGEAPFIERLNKDSWIKKEGFIEAAFSKDIPTKSFQLIRMGYFNFDKVSTKENMVLNRIVELKSSFQK, from the coding sequence ATGGAGAACCATTCAAATTTTATTAAAACAATTATGATTCAAGATCTTGAATCTAAAAAACACGATGAAATCATTACAAGATTTCCACCAGAACCAAACGGATACTTACATATCGGACACGCTAGAGCTGTTATTAACAACTTTGAACTAGCTAAAAACTTCGGAGGTAAAACTAACCTTCGTTTTGACGATACCAATCCAGGAAAAGAAGACGTAGAATACGTTAATGCCATTATTGAAGATATCAAGTGGCTTGGATATGAACCTAATAAAGTTCTTTATGCTTCCGACTATTTTGAAGAAATGTATCATAGAGCAATCCTTTTAATCAAGAAAGGTTTAGCCTATGTGGATGATTTATCTGCTGAAGAAATCAGTAAAACCAGAGGGAATTTAACTACTCCGGGCACAGAATCACCATTTAGAAACAGAAGCGTTAGTGAAAACATTGAGTTGTTTGAAAACATGAATAAAGGCATGTACAAAGAAGGCGAAAAAGTCTTAAGAGCCAAGATTGACATGGCTAGCCCTAACATGAATATGAGAGACCCTGTTATTTACCGTATAAGCTATGCTGAACACCACAATACAGGTAAGAGATGGTGCATTTATCCAATGTATGACTATGCTCATCCACTTGAAGATGCCATCGAAGGTATCACACACTCATTATGTAGTTTAGAGTTTGAAGACCACCGTCCGCTTTATGATTGGGTAGTTAGAGAAACTGAAATGCCTTTAATCCCTAGACAAATTGAATTTGGTCGCTTAAATATCGAAAACACAGTGATGAGTAAACGTTATTTAAAACAACTTGTCGATGAGAAACATGTTATTGGTTGGGATGATCCAAGAATGCCTACCCTTTCAGGATTAAGAAGAAGAGGCTATACACCAGAAGCCATTCGTAACTTTATTCTTGGGACAGGGTTATCGAGAATTAACACAACCGTTAATACAGACATGCTTGAATCGTTCTTAAGAGACGATTTAGCTAACAACAGTTCTAAATTGATGGGTGTAATTGACCCACTTAAAGTGACTGTTATCAACTATGATGAAGACAAAGTAGAAGCATTTACTGTGCCTTTTGATCCAAATAAACCAGAACTAGGTGAACGTACAGTATACTTCTCTAAACATCTTTATATTGAACAAGATGACTTCGTAGAAGTTAAACCAAATAAACACTGGAAGAGACTAGCTAAAGACGTTGAAGTGAGATTGTTCCACACCTATTTCATTAAGTGCGTAGATGTCATTAAAGATGAAACTGGTAAAGTAGTTGAACTTTTAGTTACTTACGATCCAGAAACTAAGTCAGGTTCAGGATTCAGTGAACGTAAACCTAACGGAACCATTCATTTCGTTTCTGCTCATCAATCAATTAAGACACAATTTAACCTATTTGGACCGCTTGTATTTGACGGAGAAGCGCCTTTCATCGAACGTTTGAATAAAGACTCGTGGATTAAGAAAGAAGGCTTCATTGAGGCTGCATTCAGCAAGGACATACCTACTAAATCATTCCAATTGATTCGTATGGGTTATTTCAACTTTGATAAAGTCTCAACGAAAGAAAACATGGTATTAAACCGAATTGTTGAGCTAAAAAGTTCATTTCAAAAATAA
- a CDS encoding ATP-dependent helicase yields MKLSGLNHNQLDAVKSIDGSVAVIAGAGSGKTRTLTYRIANMIESGIDPKTILAVTFTNKAAKEMKERVVDLVGPSGFAPIISTFHSFCARFIRDEVDYLGEPYNRHFLIMDEDDSKQVIRDSVKELNLDPNRYSSNRLKDYFSKVKNGQYDQLDFEDEKVFNRYNEYLKQNNAMDFDDLLNFTVKLLKDNPGLLEKYQTYYQFILIDEFQDTNIIQYELVRLLGAKHKNVFIVGDPDQSIYGFRGANYENYTYFLNDFKPKVIVLDENYRSTMNVLNAANKLISNNRNRKTIKNLKSELGEGTKVIQEVRESDKDEAYFVARAIEIVVNNGAMFKDIAVLYRSNAIGRIFEEAFLKYNIPYVIYGGISFFARKEIKDILSYIRLALFSHDNISLKRVINTPRRKIGNVTISKLETFAQIHKISMYDALDRLNVTGQTRDALLSFKSVIETLKKEINTVYDLTQVVDVALRVSGYEEMLRQEGNEGKDRYDNIMELKSIFYNGATDYKGTNLEKIEQILDDLALKTDVDLIEDRNTVKLATIHQVKGLEFKVVFMVAMEESIFPSDIMGSFTEIEEERRVCYVGVTRAKERLILSHAKQRFRFGQIQYNSPSRFLEEMNIEEKEAPRIIVRKEEPQVDFVEDDIKVGDQVFHEKYGKGVVVMKNEDITRVAFSIQFGLKLFTTGHQALKKIKTAN; encoded by the coding sequence ATGAAACTATCAGGTTTAAATCATAATCAACTAGATGCTGTAAAATCGATTGATGGGTCAGTTGCAGTTATTGCAGGGGCTGGTTCAGGTAAAACAAGAACTTTAACGTATAGAATCGCAAACATGATTGAATCAGGTATTGACCCTAAAACGATTTTAGCGGTCACATTTACCAACAAAGCAGCCAAAGAAATGAAGGAAAGAGTAGTTGATTTGGTCGGACCAAGTGGGTTCGCACCAATCATCTCAACATTCCACTCCTTTTGTGCGCGCTTTATTAGGGACGAAGTGGACTATCTTGGAGAGCCTTATAATAGACACTTTTTAATCATGGATGAAGATGACTCTAAACAAGTCATTAGAGATTCTGTAAAAGAGTTAAACTTAGATCCAAACAGGTATTCATCGAATCGTCTAAAAGACTATTTCTCTAAAGTTAAAAATGGACAATATGACCAATTAGACTTTGAAGATGAGAAAGTGTTTAACAGGTATAATGAATACTTAAAGCAAAACAACGCGATGGATTTTGATGATTTATTAAACTTTACAGTGAAATTACTTAAAGATAATCCAGGGTTACTCGAAAAGTATCAAACCTATTATCAATTCATTCTCATTGATGAGTTCCAAGATACCAACATCATTCAATATGAATTGGTTAGATTACTAGGCGCTAAGCATAAAAATGTATTTATCGTTGGCGATCCTGATCAAAGTATTTATGGGTTTCGTGGTGCAAATTATGAGAACTACACCTATTTTTTAAATGATTTTAAACCTAAAGTGATTGTGTTAGATGAAAACTATCGTTCTACAATGAATGTCTTAAACGCAGCTAATAAATTGATTAGCAACAACCGAAACCGAAAAACAATCAAGAACTTAAAAAGTGAACTTGGTGAAGGAACTAAGGTCATTCAAGAGGTTCGTGAATCTGACAAGGATGAAGCTTACTTTGTCGCAAGAGCGATTGAGATTGTAGTCAATAATGGGGCGATGTTTAAAGATATCGCAGTATTATATCGCAGTAATGCCATTGGAAGAATATTTGAAGAAGCATTCTTAAAGTATAATATCCCTTATGTCATCTATGGTGGCATTTCATTCTTTGCGAGAAAAGAAATTAAGGATATCTTATCTTATATTAGATTAGCTTTATTCTCACACGACAATATATCCTTAAAACGTGTGATTAATACGCCTAGACGTAAAATAGGGAATGTGACCATTAGCAAACTAGAAACATTCGCCCAAATACACAAAATTTCTATGTATGATGCCCTAGATAGGCTTAATGTCACCGGACAAACTAGGGACGCTTTACTAAGTTTTAAATCCGTTATTGAGACTTTGAAAAAAGAGATTAATACAGTATATGACTTAACCCAAGTCGTTGATGTTGCCCTTAGGGTTTCCGGCTATGAAGAAATGCTTAGACAAGAAGGCAATGAAGGCAAAGACAGATACGATAACATCATGGAACTAAAGAGTATCTTCTATAATGGAGCAACCGATTATAAAGGCACTAACTTAGAGAAAATTGAGCAAATCTTGGATGACTTAGCCCTAAAAACCGATGTTGATTTAATCGAAGATCGTAACACCGTTAAGCTTGCGACGATTCACCAAGTAAAAGGTCTCGAGTTTAAAGTTGTATTCATGGTAGCCATGGAAGAGAGTATTTTTCCATCTGATATTATGGGTAGTTTTACTGAGATTGAAGAAGAAAGACGCGTATGTTATGTAGGGGTAACTAGAGCTAAAGAACGTCTTATTTTATCACACGCAAAACAACGTTTCAGATTTGGTCAAATTCAATACAATAGCCCTTCTAGATTTTTAGAAGAAATGAATATCGAAGAAAAAGAAGCCCCAAGAATCATTGTTCGTAAAGAAGAACCACAAGTTGATTTTGTCGAAGATGATATCAAAGTCGGAGATCAAGTGTTCCATGAAAAATATGGAAAAGGTGTTGTCGTAATGAAAAATGAAGACATTACAAGAGTAGCTTTTTCGATACAATTTGGACTTAAATTATTTACAACTGGGCATCAAGCGTTAAAGAAAATAAAAACAGCTAACTAG
- a CDS encoding ATP-dependent helicase, whose translation MDDKQQRVVNAEEKSIFLLAGAGSGKTRVLIERVRQLLSKNEENTSVLILSFTVKSVMELKNRLSKVLDNVYISTFHGLCYQVVSRVNKPKLLDESYKTDLTLSDEEITQVQADKRLLNYKNMRTKPFIEYHNFLLKNGLIDYIDLELLALDYLKNNQNQFVDFLQFDYIFVDEFQDTSITQFELLKVLKSNKSSIFAVGDPDQSIYKFRGTSSKVIDEYQKYFNAKTYILDYNYRSCEVITTHANRLINNNHKRLKKTLIPKRTDMGTLSIHGYQSSDLESDFVITQVLDFINRGIKLKEIAVLYRNHYQAVTLKQKLEDTYLMDLTVLTFHQSKGLEFEVVFVIGVRDSKVSSRKELEEERRLFFVAMTRAKTHLMISYIKNQNKPRFVRELKHRNET comes from the coding sequence TTGGATGATAAACAACAACGCGTAGTTAATGCTGAAGAAAAGAGTATTTTTCTACTTGCTGGAGCAGGATCAGGTAAAACTAGAGTCTTAATTGAGCGCGTGAGGCAGTTACTGTCTAAAAATGAAGAAAACACATCAGTCTTGATTTTATCATTCACTGTTAAGAGTGTAATGGAGTTAAAAAACAGACTATCAAAAGTACTAGATAATGTCTATATATCAACATTTCATGGGTTGTGTTATCAAGTGGTTTCTAGGGTGAATAAACCGAAGCTATTGGATGAGTCTTATAAAACGGATCTCACACTTTCAGATGAAGAAATTACTCAAGTACAGGCCGACAAAAGACTTTTGAACTATAAAAACATGAGAACAAAGCCATTTATCGAATATCATAACTTTTTGTTAAAAAACGGGCTGATTGACTATATTGATTTAGAGTTATTAGCGCTAGACTACTTGAAGAATAATCAAAATCAATTCGTTGATTTTCTTCAATTTGATTATATTTTTGTCGATGAGTTTCAAGACACTTCAATTACGCAGTTTGAACTGTTAAAAGTTCTCAAATCGAACAAATCATCTATTTTCGCTGTTGGAGATCCCGATCAAAGCATATATAAGTTTAGGGGGACAAGTTCTAAAGTTATCGATGAATATCAAAAGTATTTTAATGCAAAAACATACATTCTAGATTATAACTACAGGTCGTGTGAAGTGATAACCACACACGCAAACCGACTGATAAATAATAACCATAAACGACTGAAGAAAACATTGATTCCAAAACGTACTGATATGGGGACGCTTTCTATTCATGGGTATCAATCAAGTGATTTAGAATCTGATTTCGTCATCACTCAAGTACTAGATTTTATTAATAGAGGTATAAAGCTTAAAGAGATTGCGGTTTTATACCGTAACCACTATCAAGCTGTAACATTAAAACAAAAGCTAGAAGATACCTATCTGATGGATTTAACCGTACTAACTTTTCATCAGTCAAAAGGGTTAGAGTTTGAAGTGGTCTTTGTGATTGGGGTAAGAGATTCAAAGGTATCTAGTAGAAAAGAACTGGAAGAAGAAAGACGGCTGTTTTTTGTCGCAATGACGAGAGCGAAAACCCATCTAATGATTAGCTATATTAAGAATCAAAATAAACCACGTTTTGTGAGAGAACTGAAACACAGAAATGAAACATAG
- the ligA gene encoding NAD-dependent DNA ligase LigA: protein MTEIEKKMRDLEKQIEKANYEYHTLDKPSISDRDYDMMLNELIELEETYPLFKSPTSPTVKVGGVVLDKFVKVKHEKPMMSLANAFNNQELIEFDKRVSKEVTEYSYNMELKIDGLAINLTYVNGVLARASTRGDGVVGEDVTENIKTIRSIPIELRKPLSLEVRGEVFMPYSSFHKANEERLKEGLELFKNARNAAAGTIRQLDSSIVRKRNLDMFCYTLVEPHKYGIHTQEGVLTFLNDLGLKTNPNYKVVNSIEEVISEISRYDVLRKELSYDTDGVVIKVNELDKYDQIGQTVKYPKWAIAYKFAPEEVVTTLNSITFQVGRTGVITPVAELSPVMISGSLVSRATLHNEDYIKALDIEINDKVIVRKAGEIIPEVVGPVLEERKNTIKFEMIKTCPSCGDLLHREAEEADWFCVNPGCPAQHIGKLIHFSSRGAMNIDTLGEKVVVQLFEENLLKDIRDIYVLKDQKERLMTLDRMGEKKVDNLLMAIENSKSMPLDKLLFGLGIKHVGAKVAKIILKRYPSLELLSNASVEDLKTIPDIGLATAESIHHFFHTEYARKLIQDLKEIGLQVEMEVTETTSNLLQDKTFVLTGKLETLGREEAQTIIEKLGGKVSGSVSKKTDYVLAGSDAGSKLEKAISLGIEVIDEKRFKEMTSIE, encoded by the coding sequence ATGACAGAAATAGAAAAGAAAATGCGCGATTTAGAAAAGCAAATAGAAAAAGCAAACTATGAGTATCACACACTAGATAAGCCTAGTATTTCTGATAGAGATTATGACATGATGTTAAATGAACTCATCGAACTAGAAGAAACTTATCCCTTATTTAAGTCTCCTACCTCACCAACAGTTAAAGTTGGCGGGGTTGTTTTAGATAAATTCGTTAAAGTAAAACATGAGAAACCTATGATGTCTCTAGCAAATGCCTTTAACAATCAAGAACTCATTGAGTTCGATAAGAGAGTATCCAAAGAAGTTACTGAATATTCTTATAATATGGAACTCAAAATTGATGGATTAGCAATCAACCTTACCTACGTTAATGGGGTTCTCGCTAGAGCATCCACTCGTGGAGATGGGGTGGTTGGTGAAGACGTCACTGAAAATATTAAAACCATTAGAAGCATTCCTATCGAGTTAAGAAAACCCCTTAGCCTTGAAGTCAGAGGCGAGGTTTTTATGCCTTATTCAAGCTTTCATAAGGCAAATGAAGAACGTTTAAAGGAAGGGTTAGAACTCTTTAAAAACGCTCGTAATGCGGCGGCGGGGACCATTAGACAACTAGATTCTAGCATCGTTAGAAAACGAAACTTAGATATGTTTTGTTATACACTAGTAGAACCACATAAATACGGCATTCATACCCAAGAGGGCGTTTTAACATTCCTAAATGACTTGGGGTTAAAAACCAATCCTAACTATAAAGTAGTGAACTCAATTGAAGAAGTCATTTCTGAAATTAGTCGTTATGATGTTTTGAGGAAAGAACTCAGTTATGATACGGACGGTGTTGTGATCAAAGTTAATGAACTAGATAAGTACGATCAAATTGGTCAAACAGTCAAATACCCTAAGTGGGCGATTGCGTACAAGTTTGCCCCTGAAGAAGTGGTTACTACGCTAAATTCAATTACATTCCAAGTGGGGAGAACTGGTGTGATTACACCGGTTGCTGAGTTATCTCCAGTGATGATATCAGGCTCACTCGTATCTCGTGCTACGCTTCATAATGAAGACTATATTAAGGCACTAGATATTGAGATTAATGATAAAGTTATTGTAAGAAAAGCAGGCGAAATCATTCCTGAAGTGGTTGGACCAGTGCTAGAAGAAAGAAAAAATACGATTAAGTTCGAAATGATAAAAACATGCCCAAGTTGTGGAGATCTTCTACATAGAGAGGCGGAAGAAGCAGATTGGTTTTGTGTAAACCCGGGTTGCCCAGCTCAACACATAGGCAAATTAATTCATTTTTCAAGTCGTGGTGCGATGAACATCGATACGCTTGGTGAAAAAGTGGTTGTTCAGTTGTTCGAGGAAAACCTCTTAAAAGACATTAGAGATATTTACGTTTTAAAAGATCAAAAAGAAAGACTTATGACACTTGACCGAATGGGTGAGAAAAAAGTAGATAACCTGCTTATGGCGATAGAAAATAGTAAATCCATGCCACTAGATAAGCTCTTATTCGGTTTAGGCATAAAGCATGTAGGCGCTAAGGTTGCAAAAATTATTCTTAAGAGATACCCTTCCTTAGAGTTGTTATCAAATGCTTCAGTAGAAGACCTAAAAACAATTCCTGACATTGGCTTAGCCACTGCAGAGAGCATACATCATTTCTTCCATACCGAGTATGCAAGAAAACTTATCCAAGACTTAAAAGAGATTGGGCTACAAGTTGAGATGGAAGTAACAGAGACAACCTCTAACTTATTACAAGATAAAACCTTTGTCTTAACAGGGAAACTTGAAACTCTAGGAAGAGAAGAAGCCCAAACCATCATCGAAAAACTTGGTGGGAAAGTATCCGGTTCTGTTAGTAAAAAGACAGACTATGTTTTGGCTGGATCAGATGCAGGTTCAAAACTTGAGAAAGCAATTTCACTTGGTATTGAAGTGATTGATGAAAAGAGATTTAAGGAGATGACTTCCATTGAATAA
- the uvrA gene encoding excinuclease ABC subunit UvrA yields the protein MNNEYIVIKGARANNLKNIDVKIPKNKLVVMTGLSGSGKSSLAFDTLYQEGQRRYVESLSSYARMFLGSFEKPDVDKIDGLSPAISIDQRSTSNNPRSTVGTVTEIYDYFRLLYSKIGTPYCPGSDIPLSKQTIEEMTNRVLELEENTRVMVMSPVVKMQKGTHKKTLEKFVKEGFIRAVINGELVDLEPVIELDKNKKHDISLVIDRLVVKPDIRSRLYDALELATNMSGGFSEVQIINGEKFTFSQSYSCPDSDFSVPDLEPRLFSFNSPIGACPDCNGLGKKLTVSEGLVVNPKKSIKDGGIIPYRNQDAENLQALELEIVCNHYKIDTDKPMGELSRKQLDIILYGNDEKLFFKLKSSSGRVHETTKAYEGVITNLQRRYIETSSTWIREWIESYMTERTCSTCEGKRLNKATLSVKINKENISDLMAKSVEDILAFIEHLKLSVTEYKISETITNEIKTRLQFLKDVGLEYLTLAREATTLSGGEAQRIRLATQIGSMLSGVLYVLDEPSIGLHQRDNHKLIETLKKMRDLGNTMVVVEHDEETMLASDYLIDIGPGAGVHGGELIAYGTPQEVMANPKSITGLYLTGKLKIDVPQTRREGNGKIIEILGATQNNLKNIDVKFPMGKLICVTGVSGSGKSTLVNEILYKSIHKSLYKTKDEPGAHKGILGIENVNRIIDISQSPIGRTPRSNPATYTGVFDDIRDVFAMTNEAKIRGYQKGRFSFNVKGGRCETCGGDGVKRITMHFLPDVYVQCEVCGGKRYNNETLQVKYKGKTIADVLDMTVEYALEFFENIPKIKDKLQTIHDVGLGYMTLGQSATTLSGGEAQRVKLASELYRRITPQTLYILDEPTTGLHVDDVKRLMHVIDRIVDEGATVVVIEHNLDVIKCADHIIDLGKEGGAMGGNIVFTGTPEGLIECEDSYTGMYLKPLLRK from the coding sequence TTGAATAATGAGTATATCGTTATTAAAGGCGCAAGAGCCAATAACTTAAAAAATATAGACGTTAAAATTCCTAAGAATAAACTTGTTGTTATGACGGGGCTTTCAGGCTCAGGGAAGTCTAGCTTGGCTTTTGATACACTCTATCAAGAAGGTCAACGCAGATATGTTGAGTCACTAAGCAGTTATGCAAGAATGTTTTTAGGTAGTTTTGAGAAACCAGATGTTGATAAAATTGATGGCTTAAGTCCAGCGATTTCCATCGACCAAAGGTCTACCTCAAATAACCCAAGATCAACCGTAGGGACAGTCACAGAAATCTATGACTATTTTAGACTACTCTACTCCAAGATAGGCACACCCTATTGTCCCGGTAGTGATATTCCACTTTCTAAACAAACCATTGAAGAAATGACTAACCGTGTGTTAGAACTAGAAGAAAACACAAGGGTTATGGTTATGAGTCCGGTTGTTAAAATGCAAAAAGGCACTCATAAAAAAACCTTGGAGAAATTTGTAAAGGAAGGGTTCATTCGTGCAGTTATTAACGGAGAACTTGTCGATTTAGAACCTGTTATTGAATTAGATAAAAACAAAAAACATGACATATCTTTGGTCATTGACCGTTTGGTAGTTAAACCTGATATTAGAAGTCGCTTGTATGATGCACTAGAACTTGCAACCAATATGAGTGGCGGATTCTCTGAGGTTCAAATCATCAATGGAGAAAAATTCACCTTTAGTCAATCTTACTCTTGCCCAGATAGTGACTTCTCAGTACCTGATTTAGAACCAAGACTGTTTTCCTTTAATAGTCCAATTGGTGCATGTCCAGATTGTAATGGATTAGGAAAGAAACTTACAGTCTCTGAAGGATTAGTGGTTAACCCTAAAAAATCCATTAAAGATGGGGGCATTATTCCTTATCGTAATCAAGATGCTGAAAACTTACAAGCACTCGAATTAGAGATTGTATGCAATCACTATAAGATTGATACGGATAAACCAATGGGAGAGTTATCAAGAAAACAACTCGACATCATTTTGTATGGAAACGATGAAAAACTCTTCTTTAAACTAAAGAGTTCATCAGGACGAGTCCATGAAACAACCAAAGCTTATGAAGGGGTTATCACAAACCTTCAAAGAAGATATATTGAGACAAGTAGCACATGGATTAGAGAGTGGATTGAGTCTTATATGACTGAAAGAACTTGTAGCACTTGTGAAGGGAAACGTCTTAATAAAGCCACTTTATCCGTAAAGATAAACAAAGAAAATATCTCTGACTTAATGGCAAAAAGTGTTGAAGACATTCTCGCATTTATTGAACATCTAAAGTTATCAGTCACTGAATACAAGATCTCTGAAACCATCACAAACGAAATTAAGACCCGTTTACAATTCTTAAAGGATGTTGGTCTAGAATACTTAACCCTTGCTAGAGAAGCAACCACTTTATCAGGAGGAGAAGCACAGCGTATTAGGCTTGCTACTCAAATAGGTTCCATGCTATCTGGGGTTTTATATGTACTAGATGAACCATCCATTGGATTACATCAAAGAGATAACCACAAACTAATCGAAACATTAAAGAAGATGAGAGATTTAGGTAATACTATGGTTGTCGTTGAACACGATGAAGAAACCATGCTCGCGAGTGATTACTTAATTGATATCGGTCCTGGTGCCGGTGTCCATGGCGGGGAACTCATTGCTTATGGTACCCCACAAGAAGTCATGGCAAACCCTAAGAGTATTACAGGTTTATACTTAACCGGTAAACTCAAAATAGACGTTCCTCAAACTAGAAGAGAAGGTAACGGCAAGATTATTGAAATCTTAGGGGCTACTCAAAACAACCTCAAAAACATCGATGTTAAATTTCCAATGGGTAAACTTATCTGTGTCACTGGGGTATCAGGTTCAGGTAAATCAACACTTGTAAATGAAATTCTTTATAAGAGTATCCATAAATCCTTATATAAAACCAAAGATGAGCCTGGCGCTCATAAAGGCATTTTAGGAATTGAGAACGTCAATCGAATCATCGATATTTCACAATCTCCTATTGGTCGTACACCAAGAAGTAACCCAGCCACCTATACAGGCGTATTTGACGATATTAGAGATGTATTCGCTATGACAAATGAAGCGAAGATTAGAGGGTATCAAAAGGGACGCTTTAGCTTTAACGTTAAAGGTGGTCGTTGTGAAACCTGTGGTGGAGATGGCGTTAAACGTATTACAATGCACTTCTTACCCGACGTATACGTTCAGTGCGAAGTGTGTGGCGGTAAACGCTACAACAACGAAACCTTACAAGTTAAGTATAAGGGCAAGACCATTGCCGATGTCTTAGATATGACGGTTGAATATGCGCTAGAATTCTTTGAAAATATTCCAAAGATTAAAGATAAACTTCAAACCATCCATGATGTGGGGTTAGGGTATATGACATTAGGTCAATCCGCTACAACATTGTCTGGTGGTGAGGCTCAAAGAGTAAAATTGGCCTCTGAACTCTATAGGAGGATTACCCCTCAAACGCTATATATTCTTGATGAACCAACTACTGGCTTGCATGTGGATGATGTTAAGCGTTTGATGCATGTCATTGACCGAATTGTCGATGAAGGTGCTACCGTTGTGGTCATTGAGCACAATTTAGATGTGATTAAATGTGCGGATCATATCATTGATTTAGGTAAAGAAGGCGGCGCTATGGGTGGAAACATCGTATTTACAGGAACCCCAGAAGGCTTAATCGAATGCGAAGATTCCTATACAGGGATGTATTTAAAGCCACTCTTAAGAAAGTAG
- a CDS encoding phage holin family protein: MKKNPLLVEIDQSYGYSMLRVYVFNLIAFMTAIGLTSELKVDHIVGFVILTILYTLVEFLLINVTKRFLFKYVIKTLGLLLLLIYIVLIYLAVEMVPDVRFTSTLGFVLFTLVFLVIKILLVYYYDKFVQSKRRHL; the protein is encoded by the coding sequence ATGAAGAAAAACCCATTACTAGTCGAAATAGATCAAAGTTATGGTTATTCCATGCTAAGAGTCTATGTATTTAATTTAATTGCTTTTATGACTGCCATTGGACTAACTTCCGAGTTGAAAGTAGATCATATAGTGGGCTTCGTCATATTAACGATTCTTTATACGTTAGTTGAGTTTCTATTAATCAATGTAACTAAACGGTTTTTATTTAAATACGTGATTAAGACTCTTGGGTTATTGCTGTTACTAATATATATCGTTTTGATATATCTAGCGGTCGAAATGGTTCCTGATGTGAGGTTTACTTCTACCTTAGGATTTGTTTTATTCACCCTTGTGTTTTTAGTCATTAAAATACTGTTAGTCTATTATTACGATAAATTCGTTCAATCAAAAAGGAGGCACTTATGA